The Syntrophorhabdus sp. sequence TACTCTTCGCCGTCTCCACGAGCGCCACGGTCCTGGTGTCGGGCCGCGTGAAGGCGGTAATGGATGAGATCTGGATCCTGGGTGCCTTCAGCCCCGTCATACTGTTCCTCCTCAATCTCCTGCCCTATGTTTCCGTCTGGGTCCTTCTCATCGTGCTCTATGTGGTGATGCCGAACACCAGGGTGCCCCTGCGCTCAGGGGTACTGGCAGGCGTCGTTGCCGGCACGGGATTTCAGGTCGTTCAATTCGTGTACATCACATTCCAGATAGGTGTTGCCAAGTACAGCGCCATATACGGCAGTTTCGCGGCGCTCCCCCTCCTTCTCGTGTGGCTGCAGATAAGCTGGATGATCGTTCTGTTCGGCTCGGAGATGGCCCACGCGAGCAACCATTACGAGACGTTCGGTCTGAATCCCGACTATTCCCGGTTGAGCGCCTCTTCACGAAGGTTCCTCATGGTGAGGGTTTTCCATCTCCTCGTCAGGGGATTCCACATGGGAGAGAAGCCGCGCGGGGCAAAGGAGATATCAGTGGAA is a genomic window containing:
- a CDS encoding YihY/virulence factor BrkB family protein, yielding MGTVARVISFLDRGVWEIGLKDLSPWKAFSVRCLRVVILSVQGFMRNDSVKTASVLTYYSLLNIVPLVAVFFAIAKGFGLRKIVVSYVVQMAERANLQADVTNQILTFSSSLLTHAKGGVIAGVGIALLLWTVLSILGRIEDSFNTVWEVKRPRTLVRRFTDYISILVVAPILFAVSTSATVLVSGRVKAVMDEIWILGAFSPVILFLLNLLPYVSVWVLLIVLYVVMPNTRVPLRSGVLAGVVAGTGFQVVQFVYITFQIGVAKYSAIYGSFAALPLLLVWLQISWMIVLFGSEMAHASNHYETFGLNPDYSRLSASSRRFLMVRVFHLLVRGFHMGEKPRGAKEISVE